TTCAATGTACCattgaaaattgttttcttgTAGTTATTAAAGAATTAAAAGAGTAATATTTAAGGAATGATTACAGAGGGCATAAAAGAAGCCCCTCGCCCTTAATAATTGGAAATTAGGGAGTGCTATGTTCTTCTACAGGAAAGGAAAAGAATATAAGAAAATTGTGTTGACCAAGAGGTGAGAACTCCAGCAGATGCTGATAGGAATTTGAGCCCGTAATGGACCTGTTTGCTAATGCGTGCAAGCACACGTGGGGTCAGCGCTGACAGCAGGGATATGAGCTTGGCATTGCCATGCATACCCAGTCTCACGAAAGCAAAACAAGCAGGCCCATTCCCAATCTTCTTCCCCAGCCACGTTCTCACTTCTAAATAATAGCCCTCACATGACTCGATAATTGCGGCTTGGAAGtggcatggccctgggaagctggggttgctgaagcacccccaagattttcccagggggtgctgcgtgtattactctccataggcagcaccccccccccctggaattctgttaggtgtgacaaaatggagaaatgtaaccGTAATGAGTATTAATGACCTATATTTTGTACAGAaacacttcttttttttttttgcttatcaaatttttcgGGACCataatgaccttttttttaaatcgttcCCATGGCTCTGAGAAGCGGCATGGTGTAGCAGTTTTTATtcttgccttgtaatcagagggtcttttgttcaaatcccaccgcagccgAGCATCATTTggcactctccacccaggtgtaaaATAAGTACCTATGTTGTATGCCTACCTATTGAGTTTGGAAACTCTTGTTGGAAATGCtcctcagggagtggagaaagtgtaTACATTGTATGATGACAAGCCAGCATCTGATGACCAgggatatatataaaaattcaGTTGCGATGTATTTAAGTGCTATGGAAAAGCAgaatattatattaataattaCATCTCATCTGCACGATTGGCTTGTCCTCTGTCCAGAGAGGGCATCCACTCCTGCTTCAAGAAGTGAGGAGCTCTTACTCCAGGCAATGGAAACGAACCCTCACCTTAATGCTGTGAAATTCAAGTCATCACTATCAGAAATGGTTTGGCAGTGATGGATGCTCCTCCTCATTTGTGGccaatttgtttgacttttttTCTGCCAAACACCGATCTTCCATCAGTAGGTCCCCTGTGACTTCCTCCAAAAAGATAGGTATCTGCAAGATTCAAActaaaagaagagagaaaatattTGACTCTTTTGTAAAAGTCTTCAAGCACTATTTAGACGTAATTGATAGAGATGAGTTTTATcaattcatgtttgtgattgaaactctgaaaatatttttcagcaaGCAgcagtatgtaggcctacatgatttGATAACTAAATGATCCATACAAAATTCATTCTGCAGTAAGATTGCAATTGTATTGAGAGCAAAATATCTGGAAccaagtttatttaaaaaaaaagagaaaaagaaaagaaaaatatagaaattgaaaaaaaaaaattaagtacatacaaatttgattttaaacacTTTAGTTGTCCATTTGcaatttataatttttcaataatgCCGTTTTCCATGACAATCTAAGAAACCATACTCCAAAGCAAGAAGTgccaaaatatatttgatatttgatgCTTCAAGTTCAATAGTAGATCTATATGGGTTCTTTCTGTGCTTCgccttttcattttcttgtttgatttcttttttatttcatcattatgcCATCATCATGTCGTTATTACCTCGTCGTCAAATGCGGTTTTATGATTTGGGAGTGCTTTGATATCCAAAAGTCTACAAGCCTTACCGGGCAACCGCATCAGAGTAAGGGGTGCCCCTTTCCAATCTGCTAGAAAGCGTGTGTTTATGAGCTCTAATACTGCTAAGTGAGGGCATTTATTTGGATAGAAGGGTGGGAAAATAATCAGAGGGAAGGCTCTGTTGCCATTGTCTCCATTAAATAGTAGATTGTGCATCTGAGAGATACATGCAACCCTGCAAATGGGGTCCCCACGTAGTCATACGTATTGTCATTATCTTTGAAGTAGTGCATTTGGACGGCGACACGACGACGTATGCTCccgcgacatttgctcctgtcttGACATTTAAGAACAAAGGATAAGAGTTGGGATTGTGATAGAGTTTTTGGtccagaataatgtaaagataaggatttaTTCCATTTTGGAatttaggttttatgtttggcttaacatgcagatcatccatcggagcaattgttaTTGGAACAAATGTCATGGTACCCATTCGGACGAAAGGCTAGGGCCTACCAGTTATTTCAAGGAATGTATCATTATTACACCAACTATTAAAAATGATGGTGATATTTGATAAACTAATTCCCTTGGTTATAGATATTGTTCTTGGAATTTCTACTTGGCATCAAACCGCAGTCAATATACACATTGGCTTTTCTTATTGTGTATAAAGCCTAGCTTCTCTTTTGATTATTATCATGAGATCTGCAAGTACGTGCAGAGGGCAGGGTACCTGAACTGTTGGAATAAGAAATGGGCTATttgataatattatttttaagagACAAATTTATGTCAAGTgcaatgtccccccccccccccatggtatCTGACAACAGATCTTCTTAAGAATTGACAAGGGAAAGGTGCTCTTGAAACTACATTCTAATAACTAACTAGTCAAAATGACTAGATTTGTAGTCACATAGGTGCAACTGACTAGTCATatatcattttactattttctagtcagaatgatttttttagtcAGATTTGAATAGATATActaaaaatatgattgaaataCTTATTGCATCCAACTTACCCTTTTTAACTATCAAACTTTTTTTGGCCTTTTTATAGAGTATACACCTGAAGATTTGAAGCATTCACAGTTAATTTTTAGTGGGAGATGGTCTCAATTATTTATGGTATTACATGTACCATGAACCTATGCATGTACCTAGTGGATATAAAGGCCATGTAATGTGTGAAAGTAGACATAGCAAAGCTTTTTGAAGTGAGGAACATATTGGCCACTCCAGCTAATTGAGCCAATGGGATTGGTTGGTAAATTATGCATAAAATGGAGGTATTGTGCTGAATGCATTAGGCTACCTTTCCGACACCCTTGAGCTGTTACTCTCACATGAACAGGGGGCGACCTTTGCTACCTTGTACTTGGTCCCCATTCACActctaaaattgaaaaaaaaaacaagtaagGTTTATATTTTCTGCACGTGAACAGAGGTAACCTATTCTACCTGTGAACTAGGTCCCCGTTCATACTCTGAATTCAAATTAAGACAAGAACATTTcttcatttgaatgaaaagtaaGGCATGTGCAGTTTAGACTTGACAGTATtagtcattttattattttattaattgtcACAATGTcagaaactattttttttcaatgggggGAGCTACTTTTCACATTCTAATACCTAAATTGCAACagtggataagctttaacattgcagtgaatagGCATTTCCAGggattttttaatcattattcattttccagggctcttatGAGCATTCGGGGTAAAAATCGTCCCTagccccttttttattttttgggtcACCCTTGCCCAAGTGGATCACGGAGAACTGAACaagcaaatatttattttaaccTAACAATTTCACTCATTTTAGGGAGAAATTGTGTATTGTAGTGATGTTTTactaaatttgatttcatttttttttcttttctttcatttcaggTTGAACAGTCAAGGCCAAGAAGAACAGGGTGCCATAAATTCCAGGTAAAGACATATACCTCTCAacaggggattttttttaagggggggggttcacaaaCAGTTTAGTGTGACATAAAGTCGTGCATAAGTGCCAAAATGCACAGGATATGTAATGCCTATCTTATTGATGAATACGTGTCACTTGCATCCTCTGAAcgtgatctgaccaatgcggtgataccgcggttccatgacatttgctccggcgacaattgctccgctctaaattccacacacaatGGGattgaccaacttcaacccaaGGTTTAACACTATTCCATACCCTAAATATaacccttaaagggatggtctgggttgaaagtatttatagcttaataaatagagtagaattcaatgagtaaaatgccgaaaatttcaacaaaataggataacaaataacaaagttattgaattttaaagttaagcaatattttgtgaaaacagtcgtcatgaatattcattaggtgggctgatgatgtcacatctccacttgttcttttgtattttattatatgaaattaggtttattcaaattttttcctccaagaactagaaaaaatggattgacaactgatttagtgcattagatatttattgctgcaacttatttccttataagggagacatattattcacaaaagtatgaaataatgaaaaaaatatgattttatgtaataacataagaaaacggaaagtgaggatgtgttatccaattttgatgaaattttcagcattttgctcagtgaattctactctatgtattaaaatataaatattttcagcctggaccatccctttaacttagCATAAAATCCTATTGcatccctaaccctacatctaaGACAAAATTAAGCCCGTAGCAATTGTCTCAATTGTTCGTTAATTACCCCTTTAttggggaagttcaccctgacgataagttggttttaataaaaagcAGAAAAACTGGAGAAAAATGTTGCTGAAGGTCTGATAAAAATCCATCAATGAATAatgaagggttttttttttagaaaaccaATTTTTGACGACATATATGAGCAGCGCCCCCATATGCTATTTAATATAAAATTCCAAATTCTTAATGAGacatgatgaatgaaaatatttcatttagatATAAGGGGTATGAAATTGTATGTCTGATTATATATCCCCATACAAATGAAATTACTCTCAATTTTTTCTCTGAGAAAATGGCTTTTTGGGAATTTCCCCTTCAACTCTTCGCAGAACACCTCATAATCATATCCGGTTCTAATTTCATGACATATCATCTGCAGGAGAATGAAACACATACTGGTCccagtaacacaaaggtttgcaaatatgaaagaacaatcgcgattggttcctggtcagtgtTTTGAACAGAGGGGACGTCCAACAATGAATTTTATTGGCTAATTCCACTCAGTGATTGATTGCTATAAATCTCTGTGTGACACCCCGTGATCAGATCCGGGTTCTCTTGTCACATGAAACATCCTCTGCAGGGGAGTTAGCTCTTCTTACTAGGCCCTGTATCACAAAGGTCTGCATATGAAAGAACAATTgcgattggttcctggtcagtgtTTTGAACAGATGGGACTTCCAACAATGAATTTGATTGGCCAATTGCACTTAGTGATTGATTGCCAATCTTTGTGTAACACCCCGTGATCAGATCCGGGTTCTAATGTCACATGAAACGTCCTCTGCGGGGGACTTAAAGGCGAATGAAACCTCTGGAATAAGTAGGTTTTTGtcgaaacaaaaaaatcaaagtaacagatcatcgaaagtttgagaaaaatcagacaaacaatgagaaagttatgacaatttgaatattgcaatcactaatgctatggagatcctcccattggcaatgcgacaaggatgtgtgatgtcacatgtgaacaactttccctttgatggactataaaatacctcCAAAATGTCTcgttttgctttttcttatggtgatacaaactcttcatccatgatgtattctttagaaatatgtattacatgccctcctatagaaagaacacatgatctactgataaatgtgataaaagaggcaatttaagtgaaatatatactaaagtaatggggggAGTTGTTCAcaggtgacatcacacatctttgtcgcattgccaatgtgaggatctccatagcattagtgaacGCAATATTCAGATATCTATGTACAATATCTGTAAATTGCAGTTATCTCTGGCTATACCGCAACGCCTGTTATCCTTTACAATAACCAGAGAAGACCATTGTAAGcttaatgataatatttatcTCTCTATTTGTCCTTTGTCCAGAACAAGAAACTCCTACGTAGCATGGGCATGACGTCAACCTATTCTCCTGAAGAGTTTGTCGGTCTGACCACCATCGCATCATCACCGTGTGAAAATAACAACCTGCCCCCACCTGCAGCATTCCTTTCATCGACATCGTCGTCCTCGTCGTCGTCATCGCAGCAGTGGAGCATTATGATCACGCCCACATCGAGCCCCACCAAAGAAATGGAAGGTGTCGTCAATGAACCACAGAAGGTTGAGGAGGTTATCAACGACAATGCCTGCTCGTATTGCAGCGACGATGACCACCCCGACGACGTCAACGACGATGACAGTGATGCAGATACGATGACAGAGCGAGGAGCGGATAGATTTGTTTTGGATCCTTGCAACGAGCTTGATTTAGAACAAATTGAAAAGTACTGAAATGGTGTAGAGAAAGGGATATTCATAGTGTACtgagaatgagagagaaaagagaacGAGAGATAAAAAGAGGAAGAACAAATATCCAGATTTGAACCTGGAAGCAGGAAACAGATGGGTCGTCGTTTGttctttctgattggctgattcaATGAAGCAAGGAGTATGGACTCTGCATGTGTGAGAAAAATACTGACAGTATTACGACTAACGCAATTTGGgcgtatcattattttcttctcatttgtcAAAGATATAAAAATGTCAGGAGCTTTTTTTTTCCTCGACGCAATTGAGACCAAATCGAATGATGTGATGATTAGAagatgaaatgaagaaaaattgacTTTCAAGAAATTGCATTTTTGTCAGGCCTACAGCTTTGTAGAACTAGCATTGTAGTTCTTGAATTGTGTGAAGATTGGCAGTTCAAAATTTAACGAACATgacagtcattttttttttacaaaaatcttTTGTTTCATGTTCATAGTAACAACAGGAAAAGAAAGTGCTTTAATATTTTTAGAAACTGTCTGTATAATTGACAACAAGTGATGCGATATTTTGCTGATTATTGGTGTGCCTATGCAAGTTTTAACTAAACagtttgaaaagaagaaaaagaaagaaacttagGAGAATAGATTTTCCTGAAGCATGCAgatgaaatgaaaggaaaaattaTGGTGCATGCTTTGCAACGGTCATATGGTATTCATTCAAATCTGGTATTACTGacggttctttttttttttaacattgctGAAttatattgtgaaaaaaaagatattactTCAACCTGCATCATGCAGTTTGTAGCGCTTAAGTGAGATATAGGGAAAAGACAGGCTGTTAACCAATCAAAGACGATTTCTCAAAATGACTGACGATATTTTAGATATTTGCATTTCCAGGACTAGAATTAAGAATTAGGAAGTTAAAGAGTGAAACATATACAAGTTTTCAGAACTTAAGTTTTAAAAActgaaattatatataattagcCAGAATGATACATCAATTGGGTTGCAAGCAAAATGCTTGCTTAAATAGCATAGCAATATACTATAAGATGTTAGTAATTGAGTGATTTACTGaatctatttatttcattatccgATTTGATATACACATTTAATCCA
The genomic region above belongs to Lytechinus pictus isolate F3 Inbred chromosome 12, Lp3.0, whole genome shotgun sequence and contains:
- the LOC135156126 gene encoding uncharacterized protein LOC135156126; translation: MGMTSTYSPEEFVGLTTIASSPCENNNLPPPAAFLSSTSSSSSSSSQQWSIMITPTSSPTKEMEGVVNEPQKVEEVINDNACSYCSDDDHPDDVNDDDSDADTMTERGADRFVLDPCNELDLEQIEKY